The Eurosta solidaginis isolate ZX-2024a chromosome 4, ASM4086904v1, whole genome shotgun sequence genome includes a window with the following:
- the LOC137250264 gene encoding protein transport protein Sec24C-like: MPNPISVIIENQNSAGGAFITNEQGLLPPLVTTKYVVEDQGNSSPRYVRSSLYCIPATADLLKTTDLSITLTASPMARTDEGEYEPPIVNFGELGAIRSNRCKAQ; this comes from the exons atgccaaatccgataagcgttatcattgaaaatcaaaatagcgctggtggtgcttttattactaatgaacagggtttattaccaccattggtgaccacaaaatatgtggtagaagatcagggtaactcctcgccacgttacgttag gtcgtctttgtattgcatacctgcaacagctgatttattaaaaacaacagatttgtccattacacttaccgcctcaccaatggcacgaacggatgagggtgaatatgagccacccattgtaaattttggtgaattgggtgcaattagatctaatcgttgcaaggctcaatag